One Cololabis saira isolate AMF1-May2022 chromosome 18, fColSai1.1, whole genome shotgun sequence genomic region harbors:
- the LOC133464893 gene encoding syntaxin-11-like, which translates to MRDHLERLQTISEEQEDYDPEFCGPEYDVDKVTLSQQAIIFENSSAIDDVLSEAHSIRKEISMLSLEVKRLSGHNDRYRTSTSRLTLLKRDSDCIARAIQKRGESLHARLEALGKEKSQLEEKEGTSSAVSRIARLQYDTLNHDFRAAMCAYSEAEEKQKITCRNRIQRQASIMGNNISDKQLDVLVDKGGEGWTELSQSLNSQRSCRLALCDIRTRHKELVDLEARLKDIHELFLQMAILVEEQGSILNNVEYNVCNSQEYVDKFNYHIKRAVQYKRKNPLLHCCPCLPCWRN; encoded by the coding sequence ATGCGGGACCATCTGGAGAGATTGCAGACCATTAGTGAAGAACAGGAGGACTACGATCCAGAGTTTTGTGGACCTGAGTATGATGTAGACAAGGTGACTCTGTCCCAGCAGGCAATTATATTTGAGAACTCCTCAGCTATTGATGATGTCCTGAGTGAGGCCCACTCCATACGCAAGGAGATTTCCATGCTTTCCTTGGAGGTGAAGCGTCTGAGTGGACACAATGACCGTTATCGCACCTCTACAAGCCGCCTCACACTTTTGAAGAGGGACTCAGACTGCATCGCCAGAGCGATCCAGAAACGTGGGGAGTCTCTGCATGCCCGTCTGGAGGCCCTGGGTAAGGAGAAAAGCCagttggaggagaaagaaggcACCAGTTCTGCAGTTAGCCGTATTGCGCGCCTTCAGTATGACACCCTGAATCATGACTTCCGGGCTGCCATGTGTGCCTACAGTGAGGCTGAGGAGAAGCAGAAAATTACGTGCAGGAACAGGATCCAAAGGCAGGCTTCCATCATGGGGAATAACATCAGTGACAAGCAGCTGGATGTGTTGGTGGATAAAGGTGGCGAGGGCTGGACGGAGCTTTCCCAGAGCCTTAACTCACAAAGGTCATGCCGTTTAGCCCTGTGCGACATCAGAACCAGACACAAGGAGCTGGTGGACTTAGAGGCAAGGCTGAAGGACATCCATGAGCTGTTCCTGCAAATGGCCATACTGGTGGAGGAGCAGGGATCTATTCTTAATAACGTTGAATATAACGTGTGCAACAGTCAGGAATATGTTGATAAATTCAACTATCACATCAAGCGGGCCGTACAGTATAAGAGGAAAAACCCTCTTTTGCACTGTTGCCCCTGTCTTCCCTGCTGGAGGAACTAA
- the stx11b.1 gene encoding syntaxin-11b.1: MRDRLSHLQDVSNDIIEPTECAEVTVSESYSNIDLEEELTHEAVVFDNSPDLAEVFSQSQDVHREVQLIRLDVKRLREQNSRMLQGNTTMSTIKRDSNVIGADIKKRAENVLERLHNMDGTAHKLEEAHGSNSAITRISRTQYACLSNGFRDVMFDYNEAEMTHRKNCKGQIQRQMEIVGREVTGEDVEEMLEKGQWNVFADNVVSEGKTARSALSQIEKRHQELIDLESRISGIHEIFLDIALLVEEQGPMLNSIQTNVQKTDENLQTCLVKLRRAKRYDSSNPMKKMFCGCFPCYK; encoded by the coding sequence ATGAGGGACAGACTAAGTCACCTGCAGGACGTGTCCAACGACATCATCGAGCCGACGGAGTGTGCAGAAGTCACGGTCTCTGAATCCTACAGTAATATCGACTTAGAGGAGGAGTTAACCCACGAGGCAGTTGTTTTTGACAACAGCCCTGATCTGGCAGAAGTGTTTTCTCAGTCACAAGACGTCCATAGAGAAGTTCAACTCATCCGCCTCGACGTTAAAAGGCTTCGCGAGCAAAATTCTCGCATGCTCCAAGGCAACACCACCATGAGCACAATTAAAAGGGACTCCAATGTTATCGGAGCTGACATCAAGAAGCGGGCGGAAAACGTGCTGGAGCGCCTGCACAACATGGATGGAACAGCCCACAAGCTCGAGGAAGCGCATGGCTCAAACTCGGCCATCACACGTATCTCCAGGACCCAGTACGCCTGCCTCAGTAATGGTTTCCGAGATGTCATGTTTGACTATAATGAGGCCGAGATGACCCATCGCAAGAACTGCAAAGGCCAGATCCAGAGACAAATGGAGATAGTGGGGCGCGAGGTGACAGGAGAGGATGTTGAGGAGATGCTTGAGAAGGGTCAGTGGAACGTCTTTGCTGACAATGTAGTTAGTGAAGGCAAAACCGCTCGATCAGCTCTGTCCCAGATTGAGAAGCGTCACCAGGAGCTAATAGATCTGGAGAGTCGTATCTCGGGCATCCATGAGATATTCCTGGACATCGCCTTGCTGGTAGAGGAGCAGGGTCCAATGTTGAACTCCATCCAAACCAATGTTCAAAAAACTGATGAAAATTTACAAACTTGTCTCGTTAAACTCCGTAGAGCCAAACGTTATGACAGCAGCAACCCGATGAAGAAGATGTTTTGCGGCTGTTTTCCATGCTACAAGTGA